The following are encoded together in the Robertmurraya sp. FSL R5-0851 genome:
- a CDS encoding EAL domain-containing protein, protein MDALDILTDLENVLPFFQPIFSADEHQVIGYEVLGRYYNGSEYISLGPFFHDSNIPEEYRTEVDQVVLKKALDRFLEVDEHLLIFINRDADLLMKGADDPFLEVLHEYEELGLSLNRYVLEISEANYKGELDQLDHFLNYLKTLGIKIAIDKLGHESSHLDRIGQLSPNILKVDLRALRSNRASQGFQDILYSLSLLARKIGATLLFENIEMVYQLQFAWKNGGRYYQGFYLHKPAKDFVDRNILKDKLKEEFHRFIAFEKKRIETLHQITESFQIRMQDLVSKYKKQEKYEEFLGSLTKELDSIAFRLYICDEDGFQVSPNLFKGDNEWVSQVEYMNKNWSWRPYFLENIHKMRLEKKGILSDVYSDIEIGDNIRTFSYPLSAKHYLFIDLSYAFLYDNDGLL, encoded by the coding sequence TTGGATGCATTGGATATCTTAACAGATCTTGAAAATGTACTGCCTTTTTTTCAACCGATATTCAGTGCGGATGAACACCAGGTTATTGGTTATGAAGTATTAGGAAGGTACTATAATGGCTCGGAATACATAAGTCTTGGTCCGTTTTTCCATGACTCAAATATTCCCGAAGAATACCGAACGGAAGTTGACCAAGTGGTATTAAAAAAAGCGCTAGATCGTTTTCTAGAGGTTGATGAACACCTCTTAATCTTTATTAACAGAGATGCGGATTTGTTGATGAAGGGAGCAGATGATCCTTTTCTAGAAGTTCTGCACGAATACGAAGAGCTTGGGTTGTCGCTAAATAGATATGTGCTCGAAATTTCAGAAGCTAATTATAAAGGTGAGCTAGATCAACTAGATCATTTTCTTAATTATTTAAAGACGTTAGGAATAAAAATTGCAATAGATAAACTTGGACATGAAAGCAGTCACTTGGATCGAATTGGTCAGCTATCTCCTAATATTTTGAAAGTGGACTTGCGTGCCCTTCGTTCTAACCGTGCTTCGCAAGGGTTTCAAGATATCTTGTACTCACTTTCTCTATTAGCACGAAAAATTGGTGCAACTTTACTCTTTGAAAACATTGAAATGGTCTACCAACTACAATTTGCTTGGAAAAATGGAGGAAGATACTATCAAGGATTTTACTTGCATAAACCAGCAAAAGATTTTGTGGATCGCAACATTTTAAAAGATAAACTAAAGGAAGAATTTCACCGTTTTATTGCTTTCGAGAAAAAACGTATTGAAACCTTACATCAAATCACAGAATCTTTTCAAATCCGAATGCAGGATTTGGTTTCCAAATATAAAAAGCAAGAAAAGTATGAGGAATTTTTAGGATCCTTAACGAAGGAATTAGATTCAATCGCTTTTCGCTTATACATATGTGATGAAGATGGGTTCCAAGTTTCACCGAACTTATTTAAAGGGGATAACGAATGGGTTAGCCAAGTTGAATATATGAATAAAAACTGGAGCTGGAGACCATATTTCTTAGAAAATATTCATAAAATGCGCTTAGAGAAAAAAGGCATTTTATCGGATGTATACAGCGATATCGAAATCGGTGATAACATTCGAACCTTCTCTTACCCGTTGAGTGCAAAGCATTACCTATTTATTGACCTTTCGTATGCTTTTCTATATGACAATGACGGTTTGTTATAA
- a CDS encoding C39 family peptidase has protein sequence MSIPFSTFAQSNALLDVPLIHQNPELRYGCEVTSLAMMLQFAGVNTNKMDLYNKIKKDNDPLVKQNGDIIRWGDPDVGFVGDMTGRKAGYAVFDGPMIDLINTYLPGKAVNLTNRPFHEIEAHVAKGFPVVVWTTGDYRLPDRPESWMHGNKKIVTPLDLHAVVLVGYDPSFVYLNDPLSGRKQVKVNKQQFLQSWNALKNRAVSYQ, from the coding sequence ATGAGCATACCTTTTTCAACATTCGCACAAAGCAACGCATTGCTAGATGTTCCTTTGATCCATCAAAATCCAGAATTAAGGTATGGTTGTGAGGTTACAAGCCTCGCCATGATGCTGCAATTTGCTGGAGTGAATACAAATAAAATGGATCTATATAATAAAATAAAAAAAGACAATGATCCCTTGGTAAAACAAAATGGTGATATTATTCGTTGGGGAGATCCAGATGTAGGATTTGTTGGTGATATGACTGGGAGAAAAGCTGGATATGCAGTCTTTGATGGACCAATGATCGACTTAATTAATACTTACCTGCCAGGGAAAGCCGTCAATCTTACTAATAGACCGTTTCATGAAATCGAAGCTCATGTTGCAAAGGGCTTTCCTGTTGTAGTGTGGACAACAGGTGATTACCGTTTACCAGACCGTCCAGAATCTTGGATGCATGGCAATAAAAAAATAGTTACACCTCTTGATCTTCATGCGGTCGTTTTAGTTGGCTATGATCCATCGTTTGTTTATTTGAATGATCCTTTATCAGGTAGAAAACAGGTAAAAGTGAATAAGCAACAATTTCTACAGTCTTGGAACGCTTTAAAAAAT